One window of Silvimonas iriomotensis genomic DNA carries:
- a CDS encoding protein-L-isoaspartate(D-aspartate) O-methyltransferase has protein sequence MNFNNVPGMGMTSARTRSRMIDRLKSQGITHPEVLVVMGEVPRHAFVDEAISHKAYDDMSLPIGHGQTISQPYIVARMTELALGAPQHDKVLEIGTGCGYQTTVLAQFFKTVYSIERIGGLARQARDRLASLGVLNTRLRHGDGSRGLPDGGPFDVIMLTAAAPIVPEAMIAQLKPGGRMIFPVGGETQELRMIELTPEGPVEQKLERVKFVPLLPGTA, from the coding sequence ATGAATTTCAATAATGTGCCCGGTATGGGCATGACATCAGCCCGCACGCGCAGCCGCATGATAGACCGCCTGAAAAGTCAGGGCATTACCCATCCCGAGGTGCTGGTGGTCATGGGTGAGGTGCCACGCCACGCGTTTGTGGACGAGGCCATCTCGCACAAGGCCTATGACGATATGTCCTTGCCCATCGGCCACGGTCAGACCATCTCTCAGCCTTATATTGTTGCCCGCATGACTGAACTGGCGCTGGGCGCGCCGCAGCACGACAAGGTGCTGGAAATCGGCACCGGCTGCGGTTACCAGACCACAGTGCTGGCGCAGTTCTTCAAAACTGTTTATTCCATCGAACGCATTGGCGGTCTGGCCAGGCAAGCGCGAGATCGTCTGGCCTCGCTGGGCGTGCTCAATACCCGTTTGCGTCATGGCGACGGCAGCCGCGGCTTGCCTGATGGCGGCCCGTTTGACGTGATCATGCTGACCGCCGCCGCGCCGATCGTGCCCGAGGCCATGATTGCCCAGCTCAAGCCCGGTGGCCGGATGATTTTTCCGGTCGGTGGCGAGACACAAGAATTGCGCATGATCGAACTCACCCCGGAAGGACCGGTCGAGCAAAAGCTGGAACGGGTGAAGTTTGTGCCGCTGCTTCCTGGCACGGCGTGA
- the surE gene encoding 5'/3'-nucleotidase SurE, with translation MRILVSNDDGYFATGIAALAEALADEHEVMICAPERDRSGSSNSLTLDRPLSVRRAPNGFLYVNGTPTDCVHLAATGLLETLPDLVISGINHGANMGDDTIYSGTVAAATEGYLLGVTSLAFSLASRNPQHFETAARVACDLVRQVIKQPFEQPTLLNVNVPDLPYDEIRGKLTTRLGRRHRAASVIKSENPRGDLIWWVGPVGSAAVCGEGTDFYAVANGFVSVTPLSIDLTAYTGLETVSKWLCA, from the coding sequence ATGCGTATATTAGTTTCCAATGATGATGGGTATTTCGCGACCGGGATCGCGGCGTTGGCCGAGGCCCTGGCGGATGAGCACGAAGTCATGATCTGTGCACCGGAGCGCGACCGGAGCGGGTCCAGCAATTCTTTGACGCTGGATCGGCCGCTGAGCGTGAGAAGGGCACCGAACGGATTTTTGTATGTGAACGGTACGCCGACCGATTGCGTGCACCTGGCCGCAACCGGCTTGTTGGAAACCTTGCCTGACCTGGTGATCTCCGGCATCAATCATGGCGCCAATATGGGCGATGACACCATTTACTCGGGCACCGTGGCGGCTGCGACTGAGGGTTATCTGCTGGGGGTGACCTCGCTGGCGTTCTCGCTGGCCTCACGCAACCCACAGCATTTTGAAACGGCGGCCCGTGTGGCGTGTGATCTGGTGCGGCAAGTGATCAAGCAGCCGTTCGAACAGCCCACGCTATTGAATGTGAATGTGCCTGACCTGCCGTATGACGAAATCCGCGGCAAGCTCACCACCCGCCTGGGGCGCCGGCATCGCGCGGCATCGGTGATCAAGAGCGAGAACCCGCGCGGCGACCTCATCTGGTGGGTCGGGCCGGTAGGCAGTGCCGCTGTTTGCGGTGAAGGAACAGATTTTTATGCTGTGGCGAACGGGTTTGTCTCCGTCACGCCGCTTTCCATTGATCTCACTGCCTATACCGGACTGGAGACGGTTTCGAAATGGCTATGCGCATGA
- the apaG gene encoding Co2+/Mg2+ efflux protein ApaG: protein MSEKPEFVIEIVPHASYVPDQSDETEDHYVFAYRIAITNRSAVTVQLISRHWIIRDMEGREQEVSGLGVIGEQPVLEPGQSFEYMSGTTLECPVGTMRGSYQMRTTDGTLFDAQIPEFLLSVPRTLH, encoded by the coding sequence ATGAGCGAAAAGCCAGAGTTCGTTATCGAGATCGTCCCGCATGCGAGTTACGTCCCGGATCAGTCCGACGAGACGGAAGACCACTACGTCTTTGCGTACCGGATTGCCATTACCAATCGCAGCGCGGTGACCGTGCAATTGATCTCGCGGCACTGGATCATTCGTGACATGGAAGGGCGTGAGCAGGAAGTCAGCGGGTTGGGCGTGATCGGCGAGCAACCCGTGCTTGAACCTGGCCAGTCTTTTGAATACATGAGTGGCACCACACTGGAGTGCCCGGTTGGCACCATGCGTGGCAGTTACCAGATGCGCACCACAGACGGCACGCTGTTTGATGCGCAAATCCCCGAGTTTCTTCTTTCCGTACCCCGCACGCTGCATTGA
- the rpe gene encoding ribulose-phosphate 3-epimerase codes for MAEYRIAPSILSADFARLGEEVRNVTEAGASLIHFDVMDNHYVPNLTIGPLVCEAIRPHTTLPIDVHLMVKPVDRIIPDFAKAGANIITFHPEASDHIDRSLGLIRDHGCQAGLVFNPATSLDYLDYVLDKVDMVLLMSVNPGFGGQSFIPEMLEKARQARAKLDKYKDKTGRHIHLEIDGGVKIDNIGQIAAAGVDTFVAGSAIFGHPDYRAIISAMHQEIDRHVSK; via the coding sequence ATGGCCGAATATCGCATTGCCCCCAGCATTCTTTCCGCAGACTTTGCCCGCCTGGGTGAAGAAGTGCGTAACGTCACCGAGGCCGGGGCCAGCCTGATCCACTTTGATGTGATGGACAATCACTACGTCCCCAACCTGACCATTGGCCCGCTGGTCTGTGAGGCGATCCGCCCGCACACCACGCTGCCGATCGACGTGCATCTGATGGTCAAGCCGGTGGACCGTATCATTCCGGATTTTGCCAAAGCCGGCGCCAATATCATCACCTTTCACCCGGAAGCGTCTGACCACATCGACCGCTCGCTGGGCCTGATCCGTGATCATGGCTGCCAGGCTGGCCTGGTATTCAACCCGGCCACATCGCTTGATTATCTGGACTACGTGCTGGACAAGGTCGACATGGTGTTGCTGATGTCGGTCAACCCGGGCTTTGGCGGTCAGTCGTTTATTCCGGAAATGCTGGAAAAAGCCCGCCAGGCGCGCGCCAAGCTGGACAAGTACAAAGACAAAACCGGTCGCCATATCCATCTGGAAATCGACGGTGGCGTAAAGATCGACAACATCGGCCAGATTGCGGCCGCCGGTGTCGACACCTTTGTGGCCGGTTCCGCCATCTTCGGGCATCCGGACTACCGCGCCAT